One genomic window of Legionella jordanis includes the following:
- the pgtP gene encoding phosphoglycerate transporter protein PgtP, translated as MAFLNFLKPAPYLNEIQDKTIVKRQYRYWRIRTFYAMYIGYALFYFTRKSFTFVMPALQSTLGMTKTELGMIASILSLSYGISKFLSGILGDKSNPRYLMAIGLILTGVANILFGLSSTWWLFAIFWGLNGWFQGWGWPGCTKLLTHWYSQSERGRWWSIWNTSHNVGGALIPLIVAMCAQYFGWRSAMFVPGIICILGGIFLINRLRDTPQSLGLPAIEQYREDFSGAAHHHQEKTELSIKEILWNYVLSNQYIWILSVSYLFIYIVRTAINDWSMLYLTEAKEYSLITAGSCVIWFEVGGFFGNLVAGWSSDKIFQGKRNPINILFTAGVLATLLLFTLTKGYTPFLDSLFLFFFGFFIFGPQMMIGMACAELTHKKAAATATGFAGFFAYCLGAVLAGAPLGAIIKNYGWDNFFLTLFICCLIPLIMMLPLWHVKVHPKYRKSEFSGNSELVSET; from the coding sequence ATGGCATTTTTGAATTTTCTAAAACCTGCCCCCTATCTTAATGAAATTCAGGATAAAACCATTGTTAAGCGGCAATATCGTTATTGGCGTATCCGCACCTTTTATGCAATGTACATTGGGTATGCTTTGTTTTATTTCACGCGAAAAAGTTTTACCTTCGTGATGCCTGCACTGCAAAGCACCTTAGGGATGACTAAAACAGAACTGGGGATGATCGCCAGCATTTTGAGCTTAAGTTATGGCATTAGCAAATTTCTGAGTGGAATTCTTGGCGATAAGTCCAATCCCCGATATTTAATGGCCATTGGGCTTATTTTGACAGGTGTGGCTAATATTTTGTTTGGATTGTCTTCCACCTGGTGGCTATTTGCTATTTTTTGGGGCTTAAATGGCTGGTTTCAAGGCTGGGGATGGCCTGGGTGTACTAAATTATTAACGCATTGGTATTCTCAATCCGAACGGGGCCGCTGGTGGAGTATTTGGAATACATCCCATAACGTTGGTGGTGCATTAATTCCATTGATCGTTGCCATGTGCGCGCAGTATTTCGGCTGGCGTTCAGCCATGTTCGTACCTGGGATCATCTGCATTTTAGGCGGTATTTTTTTAATCAACCGCTTAAGAGATACACCACAGTCGCTTGGTTTACCTGCGATAGAGCAATATCGGGAAGATTTTTCCGGTGCAGCACATCACCACCAGGAAAAAACAGAGCTCTCAATCAAAGAAATTCTTTGGAATTATGTTTTAAGTAATCAATATATTTGGATCCTGTCTGTTTCTTATTTATTTATTTATATTGTCCGCACAGCCATTAATGATTGGAGCATGCTGTATCTAACCGAAGCGAAGGAATATTCCTTAATTACAGCAGGCAGTTGCGTCATATGGTTTGAAGTGGGTGGTTTTTTTGGGAATCTGGTTGCCGGCTGGTCTTCTGATAAAATATTTCAAGGTAAACGCAATCCCATCAACATTCTCTTTACTGCAGGTGTATTGGCCACTTTGTTACTGTTTACCTTGACTAAGGGATACACACCATTCCTCGATTCTTTATTTCTCTTTTTCTTTGGCTTTTTCATCTTTGGGCCACAAATGATGATTGGTATGGCGTGTGCGGAGTTAACACATAAAAAAGCAGCGGCAACCGCAACTGGCTTTGCTGGATTTTTTGCTTATTGCTTAGGTGCTGTTCTGGCTGGGGCTCCTTTAGGCGCAATAATCAAAAATTACGGCTGGGATAATTTCTTTCTCACCTTGTTCATTTGCTGTTTAATTCCACTGATTATGATGCTGCCACTCTGGCATGTGAAAGTCCATCCGAAGTATCGTAAATCAGAATTTTCAGGCAATTCTGAATTAGTTAGTGAAACTTAA